From one Rosa rugosa chromosome 4, drRosRugo1.1, whole genome shotgun sequence genomic stretch:
- the LOC133707101 gene encoding cytochrome P450 87A3-like: protein MWALCFGALVLVISITHWVYRWRNPKCNGKLPPGSMGLPLIGETLQFFTPNTSSDIPPFIKKRMERYGPIFRTNLVGRPVIVSTDPDLNYFVFQQEGNLFHSSYPYTFTEIFGRQNVGNLHGITYKYLKNIVLHLFGPESLKKMIPEIEETALRRLQQWSCEDTIEFKDASASLIFDLTAKKLISYDSEKCSEKNLRKNFVAFIQGLISFPVDIPGTAYHKCLQGRKNAMRMLVNLLQERREKPRKQPIDFFDHVLEELKKEETMLTEEIFLDLMFVLLFASFETTSLALTLAIKFLSDHPAVLKKLTEEHGMIIKQRENADAGLTWKEYKSMTFTFQIINETVRLANIVPAIFRKAIREIQFKGHTIPAGWAVMVCPPAVHLNPQKYDDPVAFNPGRWEGMLTSSASKNFMAFGGGMRFCVGTDFAKVQMAVFLHCLVTKYRWQAVGGGNIVRTPGLQFPDGFHIRIQEKE from the exons ATGTGGGCTTTGTGCTTTGGAGCATTGGTACTTGTTATAAGCATTACTCATTGGGTTTACAGGTGGAGGAATCCCAAATGCAATGGCAAGCTTCCACCAGGTTCAATGGGATTGCCACTTATTGGGGAGACTTTACAGTTCTTcactcccaacacctcttctgATATTCCTCCCTTCATCAAGAAAAGGATGGAAAG GTATGGGCCAATTTTCAGGACTAATTTGGTGGGAAGACCAGTAATAGTATCAACAGACCCGGATCTCAATTACTTTGTATTCCAACAAGAGGGTAATTTGTTTCATAGCTCATATCCTTATACCTTCACGGAGATTTTTGGGAGACAAAATGTGGGTAACTTGCATGGGATCACGTACAAGTACCTCAAGAACATAGTGCTCCATCTCTTTGGCCCTGAAAGTCTTAAAAAGATGATCCCAGAAATTGAAGAGACAGCACTCAGAAGATTACAACAATGGTCTTGTGAGGACACAATAGAATTCAAAGATGCATCTGCAAGT CTGATATTTGATCTCACCGCAAAGAAACTTATCAGTTATGACTCAGAAAAGTGCTCGGAGAAGAATTTACGCAAAAACTTCGTTGCATTCATACAAGGATTGATTTCCTTCCCTGTGGACATCCCTGGAACAGCTTATCACAAATGTTTACAG GGTAGGAAAAATGCAATGAGAATGTTGGTAAACCTGCTACAGGAAAGACGAGAAAAGCCGCGAAAGCAGCCTATAGATTTTTTCGATCACGTGCTTGAAGAACTCAAGAAAGAGGAAACGATGTTAACAGAAGAAATTTTTCTGGATTTAATGTTTGTACTGCTTTTCGCGAGCTTTGAAACAACTTCCCTAGCTCTAACATTAGCCATCAAGTTTCTTTCAGACCATCCTGCAGTGCTAAAGAAATTAACG GAAGAGCATGGGATGATCATAAAGCAAAGGGAAAATGCTGATGCTGGACTTACATGGAAAGAATACAAATCAATGACATTCACATTTCAG ATCATCAACGAAACAGTTAGACTGGCAAATATAGTTCCAGCTATCTTTCGCAAAGCAATAAGAGAGATACAGTTTAAAG GACATACCATTCCAGCAGGTTGGGCAGTAATGGTTTGTCCCCCAGCCGTACACTTAAACCCTCAAAAATATGATGATCCTGTGGCCTTCAATCCAGGGAGATGGGAG GGAATGTTAACAAGTAGTGCATCAAAAAATTTCATGGCTTTTGGCGGTGGCATGAGATTCTGTGTTGGAACAGACTTTGCTAAGGTGCAGATGGCTGTATTTCTGCATTGCTTGGTGACCAAGTACAG GTGGCAAGCAGTGGGGGGAGGAAATATAGTCCGAACTCCGGGTTTACAATTCCCGGATGGTTTTCACATTCGAATACAGGAGAAAGAATAA